One window of the Candidatus Endomicrobium procryptotermitis genome contains the following:
- a CDS encoding beta-ketoacyl-[acyl-carrier-protein] synthase family protein — protein sequence MNPKVRFAVTGMGIVSPLGTGKETNWQRLIRGGSAVQYEIKSEAFLARVQDFNIPQNMRRLGMAFIAANEALAESGVKNSDYLPRRIALSCGESKQDIFAKNFTLENDFPQQLKRVLDIHGETRCAAAACATGSLNIIQGCRMIEEGICDAALCGGAETSIHPLYIAAFRNIGVLSKHGIRPFDKNRDGFAIGEGAAFIVVEDIKRALLRGAKIYCEITGFAEGIFSNHPLNIDSCEKMAYIIKNAAKDEIPDYIHMHGTGTKANDLRESEAIVSVFSNIQNLSVSSTKAATGHMLGVSGVVGAIFSILAMRNNIVAPTLNFRETDIKQGLNYTPVKAQKKSVNSSLSLSFGFGGQGAALYFKRSAVNSF from the coding sequence ATGAACCCTAAGGTAAGATTTGCAGTGACCGGAATGGGAATAGTTTCTCCACTCGGAACTGGAAAAGAAACAAATTGGCAGAGATTGATAAGAGGCGGCTCGGCCGTACAATATGAAATAAAAAGCGAAGCATTCTTGGCACGCGTTCAAGATTTTAATATTCCGCAAAATATGCGGCGGCTCGGAATGGCTTTTATTGCCGCAAATGAAGCATTGGCAGAATCGGGCGTAAAAAATTCGGATTATTTACCGCGTCGAATAGCTCTTTCCTGTGGAGAAAGCAAACAAGATATATTTGCAAAAAATTTTACTTTAGAAAATGATTTTCCACAGCAGCTTAAAAGAGTGCTGGATATACATGGTGAAACCCGTTGTGCTGCGGCTGCCTGCGCTACTGGTTCTTTAAATATAATTCAAGGCTGCCGTATGATTGAAGAAGGTATATGCGACGCGGCATTATGCGGCGGCGCTGAAACTTCCATTCATCCCCTTTACATTGCGGCATTTAGAAATATCGGAGTGCTTTCAAAGCACGGAATACGACCTTTTGACAAAAATCGCGACGGTTTTGCCATAGGCGAAGGCGCGGCATTTATAGTTGTGGAAGATATCAAAAGAGCCCTATTGCGCGGTGCAAAAATTTATTGTGAAATAACCGGCTTTGCCGAAGGCATTTTTTCTAATCATCCGCTCAACATCGATTCATGTGAAAAAATGGCATACATCATAAAAAATGCTGCAAAAGATGAAATTCCTGATTATATTCATATGCATGGAACAGGAACAAAAGCCAATGATTTACGTGAAAGCGAAGCGATTGTTTCTGTTTTTTCAAATATACAAAATTTATCGGTAAGTTCCACAAAAGCAGCTACTGGACATATGCTCGGCGTTTCTGGCGTTGTGGGTGCAATATTTTCAATACTTGCAATGAGAAATAATATAGTTGCGCCGACGCTTAATTTCAGGGAAACCGATATAAAACAAGGTTTGAACTACACGCCCGTAAAAGCGCAAAAAAAATCTGTAAACTCTTCACTTTCCCTTTCTTTTGGTTTTGGTGGACAGGGAGCGGCTTTGTATTTCAAACGCAGCGCAGTCAACTCGTTTTAA
- a CDS encoding M48 family metallopeptidase: protein MEKLKIAEIESEVKRKKIKNIYISINSLSGEVCISAPLKMSLHAIEVFFASKIAWIRKHKEKISTLPARTVNNYVSDERIELFGKKYTLKVFNYAAAPKVFFNFDSVDMYISPQSDVIDRKKAMDEFYKIKLEEIVPSFVLKWEEKLGIYTEPDSLKFLFKSMRDKLNWFGSGIEKDKVILRNPVIIGYKRLKDRWGLCHISDKKIILNVELAKKSVGCIEYVTAHELLHLKERKHNKRFKEYMKKAFPDWRKFEDELKGYI from the coding sequence ATGGAAAAACTCAAAATCGCAGAGATTGAATCCGAGGTCAAAAGAAAGAAAATCAAAAATATTTATATTTCAATAAACTCTTTATCGGGCGAAGTCTGCATATCGGCGCCTTTAAAAATGTCATTGCATGCCATAGAAGTTTTTTTTGCCTCAAAAATCGCATGGATACGCAAACACAAGGAAAAAATATCCACATTGCCGGCCAGAACGGTTAATAATTATGTCAGCGATGAACGCATTGAGCTTTTTGGAAAAAAATATACGTTAAAAGTTTTCAATTATGCCGCTGCACCTAAAGTTTTTTTCAATTTTGATTCTGTGGATATGTATATCTCTCCGCAATCCGACGTCATTGACAGAAAAAAAGCAATGGATGAATTCTATAAAATTAAACTCGAAGAGATTGTTCCGTCTTTTGTTTTAAAATGGGAGGAAAAACTCGGCATTTATACTGAACCTGATTCGTTGAAGTTTTTATTTAAAAGCATGCGGGACAAACTGAATTGGTTTGGCAGCGGAATCGAAAAGGATAAGGTTATTTTAAGAAACCCCGTGATTATTGGTTATAAAAGACTGAAAGACAGATGGGGACTTTGCCATATATCCGATAAAAAAATAATTTTAAATGTAGAACTTGCAAAAAAGAGCGTCGGCTGTATCGAATATGTTACCGCTCACGAACTTTTACATCTTAAAGAAAGGAAACACAATAAAAGGTTTAAAGAGTATATGAAAAAAGCTTTTCCGGACTGGCGAAAATTTGAAGACGAGCTGAAAGGATATATTTAG
- a CDS encoding DUF4833 domain-containing protein, with protein sequence MKKFKSFIYGSVIVSLFMSLTFAQTTKLLFKIERSKNANLVRYDAKIDNDGRIDKETPIDYYWLLYASDGSREEIAKIERRAYGFSIKYNEAGHFDMQMNAVKDRKLKILLINSEPKAEILINGRNAYLSKIYINSEDNFLSIPVVNYYTLTGNDIETGEEIEEKIAVKKSKTEETK encoded by the coding sequence ATGAAAAAATTCAAATCGTTTATATATGGGTCTGTAATTGTATCTTTATTTATGTCTTTGACATTTGCGCAAACGACAAAACTACTTTTTAAAATTGAAAGAAGCAAAAATGCCAATTTAGTACGCTACGATGCTAAAATTGACAACGACGGCCGGATAGATAAGGAAACTCCGATTGACTACTACTGGCTGTTATATGCTTCTGACGGAAGCCGCGAAGAAATAGCAAAGATTGAAAGAAGGGCATACGGTTTTAGCATTAAATACAATGAAGCCGGGCATTTTGATATGCAGATGAATGCAGTTAAAGACCGCAAGTTAAAAATTTTGCTTATAAATTCCGAACCTAAAGCGGAAATATTGATAAACGGAAGAAATGCATATTTATCAAAAATTTATATAAATTCCGAAGATAATTTTTTAAGTATTCCAGTCGTAAATTACTACACTTTAACCGGTAACGATATTGAAACCGGAGAGGAGATAGAGGAAAAAATAGCAGTAAAAAAATCTAAAACGGAGGAAACAAAATGA
- a CDS encoding DUF2914 domain-containing protein yields the protein MKKVSLLAALAVMMGTVAVFAQEKSGITVSDSAVCTAIADRMPEGTAAEFSKDTPKIYYWTKVEGAEGTEIKHIWYAGETSIGEVPLKITTPSFRTWSSKTIYPGLEGDLSVVVVDADGNVLKKDAFQIK from the coding sequence ATGAAGAAAGTAAGTCTTTTGGCTGCATTGGCAGTTATGATGGGAACAGTCGCAGTATTTGCTCAGGAAAAAAGCGGCATAACGGTTTCGGATTCGGCCGTATGTACGGCGATTGCCGACAGAATGCCTGAGGGAACAGCTGCAGAATTTTCAAAAGACACACCAAAAATTTATTATTGGACAAAAGTTGAAGGTGCTGAAGGCACAGAAATAAAACACATATGGTATGCCGGCGAAACGTCGATAGGAGAAGTTCCTTTAAAAATTACAACTCCCTCTTTCAGAACATGGAGCAGCAAAACCATTTATCCTGGTCTTGAAGGTGATTTGTCAGTTGTGGTAGTTGATGCAGACGGCAATGTGTTGAAAAAAGATGCTTTTCAAATAAAATAA
- a CDS encoding putative glycoside hydrolase yields MKEKTFKQSISTLSLFIFFLMSACASVTSNSKTTILEHPRYGETIAETLAEEISIEAAPEPEKFIRGIHLSAWISGPNKHRAAVIDLFDNTELNTAVIDIKEMEGQIYIDGVKTANNSGAYFKAIPNITEYLAKLKEKNIYTIARVVVFRDNLMPRKKPSMGVKKPDGTLWTDNKGITWLDPYNKDVWEYIFEMCERAIDLGFEEIQFDYIRFPSDGNIKNCRYSNKEHSSETASQAIVEFLKEANKRLKAKDAKISIDVFGGTTTSSNDMGIGQKIVEMAEWVDYVSPMVYPSHYYRGEFGLQEPNKEPYTVVYKAIEGALKRIPKEKLRPWLQDFTMFGYKYEKKHIRAQIQACYDNEIGNWLLWNPRCVYTREALKENEAEMLYVKSSPLTPEMIKAAEKLEVPEAKQEDNQTQIIETTKEIEKEKTTELEQAQ; encoded by the coding sequence ATGAAGGAAAAAACTTTTAAACAATCTATTTCAACACTGTCTTTATTTATATTTTTTTTGATGTCGGCATGCGCAAGCGTAACGTCAAATTCTAAAACAACAATTTTGGAACATCCTCGATATGGAGAAACTATTGCAGAAACGCTTGCTGAAGAAATTTCCATTGAAGCTGCCCCCGAACCGGAAAAATTTATCAGAGGAATTCATTTATCCGCGTGGATAAGCGGTCCAAACAAACACAGAGCCGCAGTCATAGATTTATTTGACAATACCGAACTCAACACGGCGGTTATTGATATTAAAGAGATGGAAGGGCAAATATACATTGACGGAGTAAAAACTGCAAATAATAGCGGAGCCTATTTCAAAGCCATCCCGAACATCACCGAATATCTGGCAAAATTAAAAGAGAAAAATATCTATACTATTGCCAGAGTAGTGGTTTTCAGAGATAATCTTATGCCTAGGAAAAAGCCTTCCATGGGAGTAAAAAAACCAGATGGCACTCTTTGGACGGACAACAAAGGTATAACATGGCTTGATCCTTATAATAAAGACGTTTGGGAATATATTTTTGAAATGTGCGAAAGAGCGATTGACCTGGGTTTTGAAGAAATACAGTTTGATTACATAAGATTTCCCTCAGATGGAAATATAAAGAACTGCCGTTACAGCAATAAAGAGCATTCAAGCGAAACAGCTTCACAAGCTATAGTCGAATTTTTAAAAGAAGCCAACAAAAGACTTAAAGCAAAAGATGCAAAAATATCAATAGATGTTTTCGGTGGAACGACAACTTCTTCAAACGATATGGGAATAGGGCAAAAAATTGTCGAAATGGCGGAATGGGTGGATTACGTAAGTCCCATGGTTTATCCATCACACTACTATAGAGGAGAATTCGGATTACAGGAACCGAACAAAGAACCATATACGGTTGTTTACAAAGCGATAGAAGGTGCACTAAAAAGAATTCCAAAAGAAAAACTTCGTCCTTGGCTGCAGGATTTTACAATGTTCGGATATAAATACGAAAAAAAGCATATAAGAGCGCAAATACAGGCTTGTTATGACAATGAAATAGGAAATTGGTTACTTTGGAATCCCAGATGCGTTTACACAAGAGAAGCTTTAAAAGAAAATGAGGCTGAAATGTTATATGTAAAAAGTAGCCCTCTTACGCCTGAAATGATAAAGGCTGCAGAAAAGCTTGAAGTACCCGAAGCAAAACAAGAAGACAACCAGACACAAATTATAGAAACCACTAAAGAAATCGAAAAAGAAAAAACTACGGAATTGGAACAAGCCCAATAA
- a CDS encoding prepilin-type N-terminal cleavage/methylation domain-containing protein, whose product MKKNSGFTLTEVIVVIIIIGILSIISIPIYRDHVQKSVAVEGQALLSEIMATQEIYNARNKTWYNASSFTVVEASYVPEIGIDARRNKYFNNFKWRSIDVTSDDDVSFIITTDGISGTKAEGVSLTLNYYKGKAYEIVQNSTN is encoded by the coding sequence ATGAAAAAAAATTCTGGATTTACCCTGACGGAAGTAATTGTTGTTATCATTATTATAGGCATTCTTTCAATTATTTCTATACCTATATACAGGGATCATGTTCAAAAATCAGTGGCAGTTGAAGGACAGGCATTACTCTCGGAAATTATGGCTACACAGGAAATTTATAACGCGCGAAATAAAACTTGGTACAATGCATCGTCTTTTACCGTCGTAGAAGCAAGTTATGTGCCTGAAATAGGCATTGATGCCAGAAGAAATAAGTATTTCAACAACTTTAAGTGGCGTTCAATAGATGTTACGAGTGATGATGACGTATCGTTTATCATTACGACTGACGGAATTTCAGGAACAAAAGCAGAAGGCGTGTCTTTAACTTTGAATTACTATAAAGGTAAAGCTTACGAAATAGTTCAGAATTCCACTAATTAA
- a CDS encoding YbjN domain-containing protein, with translation MNCIPIFYKSLFGSTASKFNMPVWDACWKAYENKQYLKSFELLFDYINPEFNKKYISADKKSYKIPHGSIVVSINIDDNTISVNAPFLNIPEKNAVALLRQITEINFNELCLEQIFLRGRSLTFEYVCKICEYNPNKLYSVFRQICLTGDKYDDKFISQFGAERITKPLITPFKPETAEICYRTVVNIINEAFEYVKYFENNRYFGWAWSMLASTMRKIDYYAHPQGQFRYELEREISDMHSNRLNLSEIVTRAKAYLEKLLTTDKKSFIKDLYDIEVFIPFKRRSNLKDIQNNFQKAYEHIEKFFDGGDYIAAAMETLFCFYNLYYHNDLQDDINAIIVNAMRHSSAKVWSEGTPILYEAISKIMRGDLTVKKGFFANFFGQ, from the coding sequence ATGAACTGTATTCCTATTTTCTATAAATCATTATTTGGTTCTACGGCAAGCAAATTTAATATGCCGGTTTGGGACGCATGCTGGAAAGCCTATGAAAACAAACAGTATTTGAAATCGTTTGAACTTCTTTTTGATTATATAAATCCCGAATTTAATAAAAAGTACATATCCGCTGATAAAAAATCATATAAAATTCCGCATGGTTCCATAGTGGTCAGCATAAATATCGACGATAATACTATTTCCGTAAATGCGCCTTTTTTAAATATACCGGAAAAAAATGCTGTTGCGCTTTTGCGTCAAATAACGGAAATCAATTTTAATGAACTTTGCCTTGAGCAAATATTTTTAAGAGGAAGATCCCTCACTTTTGAGTATGTTTGCAAGATATGCGAATATAATCCCAACAAACTTTATTCGGTTTTTAGGCAGATATGCCTGACAGGCGACAAATATGACGATAAATTCATTTCGCAGTTCGGAGCGGAACGCATAACTAAACCGCTGATAACGCCTTTTAAACCTGAAACAGCGGAGATATGCTATAGGACTGTTGTAAATATAATAAACGAAGCTTTCGAATATGTCAAATATTTTGAAAATAACCGCTATTTTGGTTGGGCTTGGAGCATGCTTGCCTCCACAATGCGCAAAATAGATTATTACGCTCATCCTCAGGGACAATTCCGCTATGAACTCGAGCGGGAAATATCGGACATGCATTCAAATAGATTAAACCTTTCGGAAATTGTAACGCGTGCAAAAGCCTATCTTGAAAAACTGCTCACTACCGATAAAAAAAGTTTCATAAAAGATTTGTACGATATAGAAGTGTTTATTCCGTTTAAGCGAAGATCTAACCTGAAAGATATTCAGAACAATTTTCAGAAAGCGTATGAACACATAGAAAAATTTTTCGACGGTGGAGATTATATAGCCGCCGCGATGGAAACGCTTTTCTGTTTTTACAATTTATATTATCACAATGATTTGCAAGATGACATAAACGCGATAATCGTAAATGCAATGAGGCATTCGTCGGCAAAAGTATGGAGTGAAGGCACTCCGATTCTTTATGAGGCAATAAGCAAAATAATGAGGGGCGATTTGACTGTTAAAAAAGGCTTTTTTGCAAATTTTTTCGGACAATAA
- a CDS encoding SDR family oxidoreductase, whose amino-acid sequence MQNKTVLITGISRGIGKELAFAFSENGWNVCGCYKTNKPEYEIDRCKVFQCDISNPEEAASFVKNSRESFGKIDCLINNASIGKNKIILKESAKNWNEVIQTNLNGTFYMIKETLAVMSKQRSGSIINISSISAFKSYAGAASYSASKAAVTAITKTAAREGGRFGVSVNAVLPGFHFTSLGKSAGGKYIEERKVESVLNTTTDIKELIEFILMLSRFKTVSGQIFNIDSRII is encoded by the coding sequence ATGCAAAATAAAACAGTGTTAATAACCGGAATTTCAAGAGGCATAGGTAAAGAGCTTGCGTTTGCGTTTTCAGAAAACGGCTGGAACGTATGCGGCTGTTATAAAACTAATAAGCCGGAATATGAAATTGACCGCTGTAAAGTTTTTCAATGCGATATTTCAAATCCTGAAGAAGCAGCTTCTTTTGTAAAAAATTCGCGGGAATCATTCGGCAAAATAGATTGTCTTATCAATAACGCATCAATAGGCAAAAATAAAATAATTCTAAAAGAGTCTGCAAAAAATTGGAATGAAGTCATACAAACAAATCTCAACGGCACATTTTATATGATTAAAGAAACGCTGGCAGTTATGTCAAAGCAGCGCAGCGGCTCAATAATAAATATTTCTTCAATTTCCGCTTTTAAATCTTATGCAGGAGCGGCAAGTTATTCAGCTTCAAAAGCCGCGGTTACGGCAATAACAAAAACCGCTGCAAGGGAAGGAGGACGTTTCGGCGTTTCTGTAAACGCCGTGCTTCCGGGTTTTCATTTTACTTCTCTCGGAAAATCTGCCGGCGGCAAATATATAGAAGAAAGAAAAGTAGAAAGCGTTTTAAATACCACTACTGACATAAAAGAACTTATAGAGTTTATTCTCATGCTTTCGCGGTTTAAAACTGTTTCCGGACAAATATTCAATATCGATTCAAGAATAATTTAA
- a CDS encoding reverse transcriptase-like protein — MPLYKKELTIKVLELHSALRNEKVELFFNDESFRDYMLIAEVSKNGQNYGKLLIYYKPSKNTYSIKKQIKNEKISVIIDNAWNNLNGNSTYDARSGIYEAFVDGSYIAGAAGYGAVIYLGDELKAEITGIILNVEFRQFGGELQSVIEVLKWCFANKVLKVRINYDYQGIEKFATGEWKPKNNLSKEYVSFIKNANINIEWRHIKSHTGNKKNDEADVLAKKAAMSVSSTVSKKFVNLKNKALNFINFINHTSKFYAQYVVSENCEINKIKIKNKETKHSSIIEIIYAKTGSFSIRQPKNPAETEICALWQEFLLTEDFRGM; from the coding sequence ATGCCTCTTTATAAGAAAGAATTGACCATTAAAGTTTTAGAATTGCATAGCGCTTTGAGAAATGAAAAAGTTGAACTTTTTTTCAATGACGAAAGTTTCAGAGATTATATGCTCATTGCCGAGGTAAGCAAAAACGGACAAAATTATGGTAAACTTTTAATATATTATAAACCTTCAAAAAACACATATTCAATAAAAAAACAAATTAAAAATGAGAAAATTTCTGTAATTATTGACAATGCATGGAATAATCTGAACGGAAACAGCACCTATGATGCAAGAAGCGGAATTTACGAGGCTTTTGTGGACGGCTCTTATATTGCAGGAGCCGCAGGTTATGGAGCCGTTATTTATCTCGGCGATGAGCTAAAAGCTGAAATAACGGGAATAATTTTAAACGTGGAATTCAGACAGTTCGGCGGAGAACTGCAATCTGTTATTGAAGTTTTAAAATGGTGTTTTGCGAATAAAGTATTGAAAGTGAGAATAAATTACGATTATCAGGGTATAGAAAAGTTTGCGACAGGCGAATGGAAACCGAAAAACAATTTGTCAAAAGAGTATGTCTCTTTTATAAAAAACGCAAATATAAACATTGAATGGCGTCATATTAAAAGCCACACTGGAAACAAAAAAAACGACGAAGCCGACGTTTTGGCAAAAAAGGCCGCCATGTCCGTATCAAGCACAGTAAGTAAAAAATTTGTAAATCTCAAAAACAAAGCTTTAAATTTTATTAATTTTATAAACCATACCTCAAAATTTTATGCGCAATATGTCGTCAGTGAAAACTGTGAAATCAACAAAATCAAAATAAAAAACAAAGAAACAAAGCATTCTTCTATCATAGAAATAATTTATGCAAAAACCGGCAGCTTCTCCATAAGGCAGCCAAAAAATCCCGCGGAAACAGAGATATGCGCACTTTGGCAAGAATTCCTTTTAACTGAAGATTTCAGAGGCATGTAA
- a CDS encoding bacteriohemerythrin → MAYEWSSDLETGNEIIDSQHKGLFSALNKLVEAQHRREGAQELNKTIEFLTAYVIQHFADEEKLQEEYNYPDKFNHKSYHNDFKRTVKELVEKLNVEGYSDVLLEHTIQIMADWLINHIKSDDFRLAAYVQLVKGRGKE, encoded by the coding sequence ATGGCATATGAATGGAGCAGTGATTTAGAGACCGGAAATGAAATAATTGACAGCCAGCATAAAGGATTGTTTTCAGCATTAAATAAACTTGTGGAAGCACAGCATCGCAGAGAAGGTGCGCAAGAGCTCAATAAAACTATAGAGTTTCTTACGGCTTATGTGATACAACATTTCGCCGATGAAGAAAAATTGCAGGAAGAATATAATTATCCAGACAAATTTAACCACAAAAGTTATCATAACGATTTTAAACGAACAGTCAAAGAATTGGTTGAAAAGCTTAATGTGGAAGGTTACAGCGACGTTCTTCTCGAACATACGATTCAGATTATGGCCGATTGGCTTATAAATCATATTAAAAGCGACGATTTCAGGCTTGCGGCTTATGTGCAGCTGGTAAAAGGCCGCGGAAAAGAATAA
- a CDS encoding trypsin-like peptidase domain-containing protein codes for MNKNKIISQIVFKVNHAGGSCSCFYLKDYNFFITNCHVVEGFKKVAIENSEKENFVTNVVVQDPAADIAFLHSENDFSYLPSIELSQEIKPEIGSQVCAAGFPFGMPFTITNGTVSAPEQLIDGHNYIQTDAAVNPGNSGGPLFSASGQLIGITVSKLKEAENMGYAIPVSMLKEMLESVKDIDRTVFAIQCNTCKALIKEEIEYCQNCGNKMNINAFKEEKLTHLAVFCEQSIANMGIDPIIARKGYETWRFHKGSAEIRMFVYQNNYMFSTSPLNVLPKQNIEPLLRLLLSENIKPFQFGISKNEVYISYRVQISDIFSGSVEEIKNNFTQIAIKANELDNYFHDNFGCAFSEYSKKNGKE; via the coding sequence ATGAACAAAAATAAAATAATTTCGCAAATAGTTTTTAAAGTAAACCACGCAGGCGGTTCCTGCTCGTGTTTTTATTTGAAAGACTACAATTTTTTCATCACTAACTGTCATGTCGTGGAAGGGTTCAAAAAAGTAGCCATAGAAAATTCGGAAAAAGAAAATTTTGTCACAAATGTCGTAGTGCAAGATCCAGCTGCTGACATAGCTTTTCTTCATTCGGAAAATGATTTCAGTTATCTTCCTTCCATAGAACTTTCACAAGAAATAAAACCTGAAATCGGATCTCAGGTATGCGCCGCGGGTTTTCCTTTCGGTATGCCGTTTACCATTACGAACGGCACAGTTTCGGCTCCAGAACAGTTGATTGACGGCCATAATTACATTCAAACTGACGCGGCGGTAAATCCAGGAAATAGCGGCGGACCACTATTTAGCGCGTCGGGACAGCTCATAGGAATAACGGTGTCAAAACTTAAAGAAGCTGAAAATATGGGCTATGCAATACCTGTTTCAATGCTTAAAGAAATGCTTGAATCGGTCAAAGATATTGACCGCACGGTTTTTGCCATACAGTGCAATACGTGCAAAGCTTTGATAAAAGAAGAAATCGAATACTGCCAAAACTGCGGAAATAAAATGAATATAAACGCTTTTAAAGAAGAAAAACTGACGCATTTGGCAGTTTTTTGCGAACAGTCCATCGCAAATATGGGCATCGATCCGATAATTGCGCGCAAAGGTTATGAAACGTGGCGTTTTCATAAAGGCAGTGCTGAAATAAGAATGTTCGTCTATCAAAACAATTATATGTTCTCAACGTCGCCGTTAAATGTTCTTCCAAAACAAAATATCGAGCCTTTATTAAGGCTTTTGCTTTCAGAAAACATTAAACCTTTTCAGTTTGGAATTTCAAAAAATGAAGTTTATATTTCTTACAGAGTGCAAATATCGGACATTTTCTCAGGTTCAGTCGAAGAAATTAAAAATAATTTCACACAAATAGCCATAAAAGCAAACGAACTTGACAATTACTTCCACGACAATTTTGGTTGTGCTTTTTCGGAATATTCCAAAAAGAACGGCAAAGAATAA
- a CDS encoding DUF4919 domain-containing protein has translation MFKRKKAAVVFFIIACILFTSGLIKAHHDEKNNKNLQFDIVNKEIILDIISVYVKRLSDSPKDLTILTKLAYSYEAFGEKNRELLTWEKILSLDPANETAQKKLKFKR, from the coding sequence TTGTTTAAAAGAAAAAAAGCTGCTGTTGTTTTTTTTATAATTGCATGTATTTTATTCACTTCCGGCTTAATAAAAGCGCATCATGATGAAAAAAATAATAAAAATTTACAGTTTGATATTGTAAATAAAGAGATTATTCTTGATATAATATCTGTTTATGTAAAACGTCTGTCGGACAGTCCAAAAGATTTGACAATATTGACAAAGTTGGCATATTCTTATGAGGCTTTCGGAGAAAAGAACCGCGAACTTCTTACGTGGGAAAAGATATTATCTTTGGATCCTGCAAATGAAACAGCGCAAAAAAAACTTAAATTTAAACGTTGA
- a CDS encoding 8-amino-7-oxononanoate synthase: MLDNFLSEQLLQIQTAGLERKLRLISSNPSAHINIGRKKYINFSSNNYLDLADSAQIRKAAAQAVKKYGTGGVSSRLVGGNLEIHEQLEMELAAFKSKEKALLFPSGYQANVGVISALALKNANACVIMDKLNHASLWDGAKLSGARIFVYEHCDMASFETVLKRARGYTLKLAVVESFFSMDGDCTPLKDFVQLCAKYGAVSMIDEAHSTGVFGKEGRGMASELGIEDRVDIIIGTLSKAFAAQGGFVCSSKKLIDFLINKSRAFIYTTAISPLICAAALKALEIIKKSDDRRKHLTEISRYLKDKLKKAGFNTSNSVSQIVPIITGSIESTQKIAELLYRNGIYAPAIKFPTVPQGLARIRISLTSGHDFTDIEKLLEAGIMRR, translated from the coding sequence ATGTTAGACAACTTTTTATCCGAACAATTATTACAGATACAAACTGCTGGACTTGAACGCAAACTCCGTTTGATTTCTTCTAATCCCAGTGCACATATAAATATCGGCAGGAAGAAATATATTAATTTTTCGTCAAACAATTATCTGGATTTGGCGGACAGCGCGCAAATCCGCAAAGCAGCGGCGCAGGCGGTCAAAAAATATGGCACAGGGGGTGTTTCTTCACGTTTGGTCGGAGGCAATCTTGAAATTCATGAACAGCTGGAAATGGAACTTGCTGCTTTTAAATCCAAAGAAAAAGCGCTGTTGTTCCCGAGTGGCTATCAGGCAAATGTCGGAGTGATAAGCGCTCTTGCTTTAAAAAATGCCAATGCGTGTGTTATAATGGACAAACTCAATCATGCTTCTCTTTGGGACGGCGCAAAACTGTCAGGAGCGAGAATTTTTGTTTATGAACATTGCGATATGGCTTCATTTGAAACCGTGCTCAAAAGAGCCCGCGGTTATACGTTAAAACTTGCCGTTGTGGAATCCTTTTTTTCTATGGACGGAGATTGTACTCCATTAAAAGATTTCGTACAATTGTGTGCTAAATATGGAGCTGTAAGCATGATTGACGAAGCTCATTCGACCGGCGTTTTCGGCAAAGAAGGCAGAGGCATGGCGTCAGAACTCGGTATTGAAGATAGAGTGGATATAATTATAGGCACTCTTTCAAAAGCTTTTGCCGCACAGGGCGGCTTTGTTTGTTCAAGCAAAAAATTAATTGATTTTTTAATAAATAAAAGCAGGGCTTTCATTTATACAACTGCAATTTCACCACTAATTTGCGCTGCAGCATTAAAAGCTCTCGAGATAATAAAAAAGTCCGATGACCGAAGAAAACATTTGACAGAAATTTCCAGATATTTAAAAGATAAATTGAAAAAAGCCGGTTTTAATACGTCAAATTCTGTTTCTCAAATTGTTCCGATAATAACGGGAAGCATAGAAAGCACACAAAAAATCGCTGAACTTCTTTATCGAAACGGCATATATGCTCCCGCCATAAAATTTCCAACAGTTCCGCAAGGACTTGCAAGAATAAGAATATCTTTAACATCCGGTCATGATTTTACAGATATCGAAAAGCTGCTGGAAGCTGGAATAATGAGAAGATAG